The following nucleotide sequence is from Zea mays cultivar B73 chromosome 1, Zm-B73-REFERENCE-NAM-5.0, whole genome shotgun sequence.
TCCAAGCGATGCTTCGTGATCTCCTTTCATGATGCTCTGGTAGGATGTTTGCCATGTTTATCTTCCTAGAGTTTTCTTATGGGTAGAAATTATAATCCTCTTCTAGTAACGTAAGTCGAGTCTCTAGGCTCTTGAGCGAGCCCACGGACCCATCTATTATACCCTTCTTTGTTAAATTGTTTTTGCATACCCCTGGTATATATCTTTTTTCAAAGAGTGTATATGACCATATCTTCTATGTTGACATTTAGTAATCTTGTTCAGAATATTCTGGCACCTAAATGGTCTCAAATAAAATAGTTTGAACTATAAAATTTTTAGATTTGtgaagtgttgggggccttcgtcctccgaaggtcctaaaaaacgtaatttaacagtgTTTGTCAAGCATGAtttataaacaggtaccttcggattcaggatTAAAAGGCATGTAGGATGAGAAggacatgatcgtgacgaagattGCTGCTGCTTCGAAGCTATGCacaaaggagcttcggctcaatcgcgggaaaaggaaccgacttaaaggggaaaaggctatccaatcctcatagatttttctataaaccaatagtaaatgtaaagggcatgactataatttctcataggctatcatgtgcctataaataggtgaacagtacccccgtactgttcacgctgacttgtacctgcttgtgcgtcacgcttgtgcttttttgccttctgacaagccgaatgtacctttgtaattcaatattgttcctgcttttccatgatgatataatgaataagaatgagttaataatgttatattATAGTTTATGTTGTTTCACATATGTCTTATGCcccttcttttatttaacatatattgcgatgatgaaggtatgtccttcataaccttcgtctgaagatcattatatcctaaggaaaataatgcttcgaaggacgaagagcattaacatttaacatcttgtgttaccttgttcttaattcatagtatttgagaacaagtccccaacatcggcgcccacctccggtgaaccctttttcgaccaccttcggcaagcactaacctttgtcatgccgccgaagaaagcttcagcgccaggggctgccgcactacaaccactggacccaaatcagaagaccctttctctccgagaggcccgaagccagaagaggaaggccactagtccaacactccaggaggaggagttggaccaagaaatcaaaaacatggaaataatccatcagcaagtacaaaggaagaaggagaagatggaccgactggctgatcttcaaaggcagatcgacgaagccactgaagaagtatgccatcttgctcaagacgaacaagatcgaaggccccaacacagggagcttcatcaagaaggcttgttcaatgacgatggatggtatgatgattttaatcatgatacctttatttttgatgatgcttctcccttggcaggagaactgcaggctatcccatggcccccatcatacaagccacctcagcttcccatgtatgatgggcattcagacccgaagcagtttttgatgagttatgaagcaactatatcttcatatggaggcaatgcagccgtcatggccaaatccttcgtcatggcagttcggaacgtggctcagacatggtattcttctctccgGCTAGGGACTATTACTTCCTGGCAGaaactcaaggatatgctagtgacaagtttccaaggctttcaaacgaagccagtcagagCTCAGGCCCTatttcagtgcacgcaagaccatgaggaatatctCCAagcatatgttcgaaggttcttgcgcctaagagcacaagcgcctacagtgcccaatgaaattgtcattgaggccatgattaaggggcttcatccaggacctactgctcagtatttcgctagaaagcccccacagactttggagaagctgcttcagaagatggatgaatacatccaggctgacaatgacttccgccaaagaaaggAGGAGGCATAcatgttctctgagatgaccaggggcttcggaggaagaatccacccgaggcacgtcaggtctattcacaactccactcagagtgatgacaaaggaagtcaaCTGCAGAGACCACAGTATTCTTcataagcttcggggcagcaacaaagctctttccggccgccagctccaagaggcagaggcgccaggggcttcagaggaagatatggggaccagcccaggaagatctactgcttattttgtggtgaagacaagggccacaatacaagaacgtgtcaaatcaccatccaaaagcagaaagagatcgtagaagccgaagctcggaaaACTCAAccaaagcaggtcctgcacactgcttcgtgtcactcaccctacgtaccagaatatgtgggtaatcatcatgcagcttctgttgcttcagctAGTCAGCCACAAGTTTCTTGGCCACAACTTCCacttccgccaccactacaacctgcctattcgcgaggtcagtagccagaagggagccaacagacccatcagcagcgagatttcagggagggatccgaagctcgcacagttaacagtactgtcccagaatcaaaacacatctattgacagatatcctaccattggcacagttttacattcactgtcattttctttttaataaggaataatcaatgtaaacctagttttctcaTCATTTTTAATTTCCTGTACTAGCTTCGTTTATGTcgaaatgaaatatatcttcgtcACAAACTTACGAGAATGCAGAAGTTACAAAAAGATATTCCtatgggaatgcagagctaaaaatcgtatTGCAAGTTTCACCAAAGCTaccaaaaagtcgttcttaaggaacgcagagtaagtttgtcgaagctacaaaaagttgttcctaagggaacgcagtgtaagttttctgctcaaaagtcgttccaaagggaatgcagagccaaataccgccgaaatagaagacgaagaacttcaaaagacgttccttaggggatgcagaacttacaccaaaaaataagtggtgaagccgaaaaataagcggcaaagaaatTTTGATTGTCCCTAAGGGGACGCACTATTTTAGCGtgggtgtgtcttcggcattggcATCATTCCTTGCATCATTTCattgcatcatatcgcatagcatcacatcatacatcatatcacaccaatgacaTGAATTGCAAGCAAAGCCGATCTTCGGAGAACATTTTACGAAAATGAAAAGGTGCCAAGGCataaagtaagctgagaattacaaCTTCATCAGTTCTGATATGGAAGAAGGGATCTATTGTCTACGAAGCACTGATGTTTTTACGAAGTGTGGATGttcttacgaggcataaaaagctcttctttatgaagcatgaaaagaagggaaggtgttttttcgccgaaggctcaaaaacggtatgtatgtaaaatttcatgcatcgcaaagaattaaattataaacaacttacatattagattcaaaattgTAAACATAAAATATTACAaacttagttcagcaaatgttacactaACATTCTAAAAATGCTTTTACAAATAactactcttcttccttcagaactgtttctgcagcttcgttaagTAGTTTAGtaacaacttcgtcgacaatagCTTCGACCATATTAATGATTTCTATCGCTTTCTTTGTCTCCGGGTCGGCGAGAGGGTCGaacggctccggtggaggagATAGCTCAGTTGCGATAGAAAAaatcaattagttcgaagtctCGAAAAAACAAACGGCGAAGGTACAAGCCAATAAGCAATACCTATCTGTTTCTCAAGTTCTGCAGCTTTTTCCTTCAAGGAGTAGAGCTTAAAGCTTTACTGTTTCTagcacgtctagtacatttaccatcctttttcttttcggggttgcCGCAAgacttttttgtgccttcggcactgttacttccaccgaagggcttaaaatttctaacatttttgttTCTTCAGTGTTTGGTTCTTCGGCCTTATCTCTACCAGCCTTTGACTCAGAGAGCTCGGCTGAGGACGCCTTCGACATGGTAGCCGGttcttcagccttctgcgtagGAGAAATGGGCTCATTTGGTTCAGCAGCTAAAGAAGTCtccccgccaaattcaggcaccacgACCGACTCAATATAACGTGGCTGATGGGTGAGAACCTTCAACTTCTTGCTCTTCGACGCAGGCTCATCTGGAGTGGCCAAAGCAGCAGCCTTGGTCAAAGCAACaattttcctcttctttccccatCCCCGGAGCGGGTAGCAGTAGTCGGGGTAAATAAAACCAGTggcatcgaaaactctattcaatctcttttttccccggccaccgaaggatgtggataatgcattatcttttgCTTTGGAATACgacccaagtaattcatcacttatAGCTTCgatacttttcagccagtcatcattcggttcGTCAAATTTGTCTCCGTAtttgaaggtatatttcagtcgaaccaactcaccttcgccagacttggtaacagtctccttcggcatttcccagttctctacaagcggccatactctgaaggttatatgctcctggattaaatctcttgtaccaataaaaaagcagacagtaccaaaagctttttggcatgcttcggcggcttcgtcaatcttaacctttggccttcgaaggccgaagcgggaccaaatggggcgcataataacttctTTGATATCCtctcttgccttcaagtcattcttcacgtaaaaccattcctccatctaggCTCCTGGCCACCTTTTTCAGTATGTTGGCACCAgatagcttgcgttggggcgggcagtaaatccataacagccaaagttattgtgatattgttccttgcccatggccttcgtctcatatgcaagttcatgcatactgcagaaacatttcgcgcttggctccactccctgtcttctcacagcccagacaaaaatttctattctaataatagcttcgggggttatctgatgaaggaagatctgataaattttcaacacttcgaccacaaacctgcttaatggaaaccgaagcccagctttgaagaagctttggtaaatcgcaacttcgttttcttcaggggcagggacgttgttgtctccgccagctctcacaatagacatatcccgaaagtatcttcccctcatgctctcaaggtgatttttttgatggtcgatttttcgAAAATCGCATGACTTGGCCTTCAGGGTCGGTCCTCaaaatcttcacccccactttcagcatcataactgtcactgtcgccagtatcttcagacaggccttccaatatctcttttgtaatcttctctgtatttgattttgccattgattctaaaAACCCAACTATATAAGGATCAACAGCTTTCTTCttctcaaagagcttctcctcttcggtgagCTTCGTCTTAGCATAaactttcttgtcttgagacatcttttcttcggaaatgacgaaaatgtatcctccaaaccgaagcttaaaaaccttgagaaactaagcaagcgttggtgagcaagagctataaaattgagcaaacaaagcaagtGGCAAAAACAGGGTACCAAAtgtggtcagggtgagttcttatttatacgctcgacgcgttccaaattggagggtccccgtctatcattgattgttgctattctagcaaaatgaaggtgttttttcggaccttcggcttaaggccttcgtccatgtcgcagtctgaattcgttatcctaaaacaaattaatactgcgaggggctactgttgggggccttcgtcctccgaaggtcctcaaaaacgtaatttaacagtgTTTGTCAAGCATGATTTataaacaggtatcttcggattcaggaTTAAAAGGCATGTAGGATGAGAAggacatgatcgtgacgaaggttgctgcTGCTTCGAAGCTATGCACAAAGGAGCTTTGGCTCAatcgcggaaaaaggaaccgacttaaaggggaaaaggctatccaatcctcatagatttttctataaaccaatagtaaatgtaaagggcataactataatttctcataggctatcctgtgcttataaatagttgaacagtacccccgtactgttcacgctgacttatacctgcttgtgcgtcacgcttgtgcttttttgccttctgacaagccgaaggtacctttgtaattcaatattgttcctgcttttccatgatgatataatgaataagaatgagttaataatgttatatgacagTTTATGTTGTTTCACATATATCTTATGCcccttcttttatttaacatatattgcgatgatgaaggtatgttcttcatacccttcgtctgaagatcattatatcataagagaaataatgcttcgaaggacgaagagcattaacatttaacatcttgtgttgcattgttcttaatttatagtatttgagaacaagtccccaacatgaagCACCGTGGAATATGTGTAGAATATGTGTATGTAAGTGTAAGTATGATACAGTTGCATGTCTTCATCCAAGACTGTTCAGAAATTTCGAATATCAAAACCTTAAATCTTGAACTAAACATTTGGCACTATATACAGTCTCAAATAAAAATATCAAAAACAAAATTGTAATTTGGGTCGACCGCTGCACTGTATAAAATATTTGAGGTTCTTTAAattttttaaaatttaaaatatgtAAACTTGAATCCCATATTTGGGACTCTAAATAACTTGAAATCATAAACTTGTTAACTACAAAAGGTAAACTTGAAATTATATCATTTTAATCACATGTTCGAGACTCTAAATAACTAAACATCATAAACCTGGTAGCTACACAAAGTTGTATACAACTTCGATAGCTATAAATGTGGTACTAACTGTGTTATGGCTTTTAGCGTTCGATGTCATTTGAAAATCTAGATTCTAAATTCTAAAACTCTTAGAAATGAAAACAAAATTGTATATGGGATATAAAGTTTCGAACAAAAAATGGCAGCTGCAAAGTTGTATTAGGCTCAACAATTTGATCTAAGATTAATAATCATATAGTGATTGTATATAAAAGGATATAATTTTTAGACAACTATACTCAGAGATATGCCTCTTCTTAAGAGCGTCATCTCTGCTAAATGATTTGTAGAGGTCAGGAAACCGTATGTGAAGATTATCATTTACAGAGGTAGACATCGCAATGCGACCGTTAATTCACAAAGATAGTTATTTTAGGATACTTGAACTGTAAATGATTATTAGAGGTGGACGTTTGTCTAGCATAGGTGGTGTGGCCTTTTATTGAGGGCGACTTCAAAAGAACTATCTTCGGGGTCATATTAGAACTGTTTTTTCTTTGGGATCAACATATTATATTAGAACTGTTTTTTTATATTATGCCTATCATCTGAGTGTAGAGTATGGGGCTCAGCACTTAATCCTGGCGCGCGGTGGGCATAGAGCATCTAAATGACTCTAGCACGCGGCGATTGCACAGTATAGCCACGTACTCCGTACGTACGTAGATGGGCCTCCGCTGACGAggttaaggccttgttcgtttgtaccagattggtgggtcggaacgatttctAACCGGATTGTCTgtttaatttatataaactttgattatctAAAACGATTTcgggtgcaatccgacacaaacgaaaagGCCTAATTTGGTGCCGTGCCAAGCACGACAACACAAATGTTCGGAGGTAACTAGTACACAGGTCCTTTTGTGTTTGTCCCTAACTTTGTGAAAAAAAGCCCTTAATTAGATCGTGCCAGTCGCAAAAATGTGTTCACGGACGATTACATGCCACGGAGACAAGGTTAATAAGAAATCCTTTTGCGTTGGCAGCTGAtgaggaggagaagaagaagaaaaaaaaaatgaTGGGGGGACGAAACAGATGAACGTTACACTCGTGCCTTTCCTTTTCCTGGAAACAGGGGGTAATGAAGAAAACCCCTGACAGAGTTTAATGTCGtccacgtacgtacgtacgtactgcATCATCCAGAGCTTTGCTAAGCTCTCGATCGCGACACCGGGCTGTATACACACACATCCTCCGGTCCTCCTACTGCTGCACGCAATGAATCGTCTCATTGTCATGACAAGAGAACGACGATGGCACAGCACTACAGTCTGGATATGTGCGATTGAATACGTGAGAGGACGGTTCGTTGCATCCGCCACCCAGACCCagagctagctagctagtacAGTAATTGAGGCGCATTCAAAACTCCTTGCACTAATTCGACCCCGGTTGCCGAATCAGCTCGCGCGCCTTCCATGATCCATCTACACACGCGCACCCGTATGCGGGTGCACGCCCTAGCTTGGTATGCACGACAGCGCTACCGGTATGGCATTGGCAAATATACTACTTACTATATGGCAGCGCCACGGAACTGAAGAGATCGAACTAATACCGGTTCGAATTTCCCAGCGGCCGCTCCCACTCACTCTGGCCGAAGTTTGCATATGGCCGTGCCGTGCTTATATTACGTTTTCTCCATCTCTCTTGCTAAAATGCTACTAATCGCTACTGCTTCTAGTGGCAGTATCAATGCGATCGAGATAGACAGGTcagagtctctctctctctctctctcgaagACTGATCGATTGAGAGCGAGCGCAATGCAACAATGACATATATGTACACCACAGTCCACAAGGGCCGACCAGCTTTCCGCAAGTTCGTTCGATCGATTAGGATTAGGATTACGTACGTACAGCATGTAGGAGGAGGATCGGAGTAGTACATGCATTGCACGCACGCGCGCGGACAATGCGTGACGGACACCCGAAAGTTCCGAGCTGCAcccatgctatgcacttgtataTCTACATCACCACTCATCGCCATACTATATGATACGATATACCCGGCCCGGCCCCTTGGTGAACCGAACCGTACGTACAGCTGATCGATCGGTCGGACGGCGTCGGCGTCGCCATTAGGGTTTTTTTAAATTGGTGCCCTTAGTTTTGGTTGTGTGCTCATCTATACCCTTACTTGTGTTTTTTGCTCAGCTGTGCCCTTCTATTCTATAGAATAGGAAGGGCACAGCTGagcaaaaacacgactaagggtaTAAGTGAGCACACAACCAAAACTGAGGGCACCAATTTAAAAAACCCTCGCCATTAACCATGCAACTCCTCCTCGCTCCTCCACGCTAGCTGTCCGATTGGATTACGCTGCCTCTAATATAATTACGTAACGTGATCCTGAGCCCCTCCACCCCACCCCTTGCACATGCGGACGCACACACGTGCGCGCGCGCTCTACTGTGTTCCACTTCGTTCCACGCATGGCTAGGCCGGGGGGGAGCACGGTATAGAATAGAACCATCCATGGTAGGTCGGTCGGACGACGCGCTCCCGTTTAATTTGATTTGATGATCGACGCTGCCGGTGGGGCATGCAGCGTATGTAGCCAGCCAGCTAGTCCCGGCAGCAGAGCAGCTGGAGGCCGAGCTTGAGCAGTGGCACCGgcggctccggctccggctccgggGCGACGGGGCGGCTCGGCGCGTGCAGGAACTTGCAGTTGGGACACGCCGGGCTGGCGCGGCACATCATCACCAGCATGTGGCAGCGCATGCACACGCCGGCCACCATctccctgctgctgccgctgctgctgtcCTCGGCCTCCTCCGCGGGCTGACGACGACGGTCATGTGTCGCCTTATTAGCCGCGGGGGGTTTGGGCCTCTTCTTCTCGTGGGCCACAGCCCGGCGCGGCTCGAACGTGAGGTTCAGCTCCAGGTCCAGCCCTGGCGGCGCGCAATTCGCggagtcctcctcctcctcctcctcggcgGCGGCGCGGTACTCCGGCTCCCCCCTGGGGTCCTTCCACGTCCGCTTCTGCGTCCTCGTGTTGTAGTAGTGGATCTGCCCCGACTGCATGacacgcacacacacacacacgagtCAGAGAAGAGTAGACTAGACCGAAGCAGGGCCGCCGCCGGGCCTGCTTGCTGCTCACTCGCTCACTCGCTCGCTCGTCCGTTCCGTACACGTACCTTGATGTCGAGGCAGCGTTGCCACTCGGGGGGCAGCGGCGCGGCGTCGAAATTGAGCTCGATCCCGTCCACGACCTCGCCGCAGTCGTCTTCGTCGCTGCCGTCCCGCTTCCGCTTCTTGCCGTTGGGCGCGGAAcccgtggtggtggtggaggaggcgaCGGCGCTGCCGACGAGGGAGAGCCACGGCGCGCGCTTGCTGGTGGTGGCCTCCGGCCGGAGCGCCGCCGTGGACTGCAGCGTCGACACCATATGATCTATATATGTCGTTGCACCCCACGCGCGCGGTCGCCGGTGCAGCAGCGTGGTAGCTAGCTAGCGTACTACGTACTTGGCTTGGTCGCAACCTCCTGGTGATGTGtaggagtatatatatatatatatatatatgcgacGCGATAGGAGTGTGGGGGCGATGGGTTTGGAACTGGATTCGGGTGCAGCGAGGGGGTCGTGTCCGGTTTATATAGGGGGCCGGGGGAGGAACGGAGGACCTGAGAAGTGGGTTCCTCGGCCGCTGGGAGAGGCTCGACGTCGACGGGGCCCGGAAATTTATGAGCACAGAAGCGGTAGCCAGGATCTTAAAAGGGGAGGCACTGCGGCCGGGCCCACGAGATGTTCACACAGCTACTTACACTTACTGCTGGTCAGGGTCCAGTCAGTCACTCAGGCCTGGCAGGCCGCTGGTCCGCTCCGCCTGGCGCCTGCATCGCATTCCAGCCAGCCATATCTCGATTGCGTTTGCGTGTCATCCGGCTCCGCGGCCGGCCGGCCCATGCTCCGGGGCAGCAGGCTCGGTCACCGGCTCGATCGATCTCCCCGTCCCCGCGCGGGCGCGGCAAGTATTTGCCATTAGTGCTgctccgtcctcctcctcctcctcgcctcgcctcgcctcttcACTCCACCCGCCGATCGTCGCAGCGCATCGCTCTCCGCCCTCACATGCGGCATGGGCTTTTTTGCGGTTAACCATCGTTTTTAGCTCGCTCGCCATCAAGGCTAGCTAGCTCGCAGCAGCGCATTAACCTCTCTAGCTAGCTCCCATCAGATCGATCGGCTGGCGCTATAGCTCCACCAGCGTCGCCTGAGTAATTAATTAGTTTCCCTTATCCGCGTCGATCGAGTTCCTCCTCCTCCAGACGGGTTCCCGTTCCGGCCGAAAGCGGGTAGCTGCAGACTTGGACGGAAACCCACCTGTAAATATGAAACGACGATTCAACTTCGTTTCCGTTGAGGGCGCGCTTGAGGCTGTGTGAATGCGACCGCATTCAATTCGTGACCGGGAAGCGGATAGGATCATGTCacggagagatagagagaggggatTATTAACAGGAATCGCCTTCGCCTATAGGAGTAGAGCATCTGTGCCTGCTGCCTGCTGGTGCATGGCGCGCGCCGCTCTCTCGCCTCTCATAGCCATCTCCTTTTCTCCCTTGTTCCGTTCCTCTCTTCCCCCGTTCTCGAAGCAAGGTGGTCGTTGAGCCATTAATCACTGGTCGCCAAGCCGGCGCTCGACTACTACCGCATGCATATATTAGAGCGAACGATCATCAGGGCGGCGATCGATCGATCGGTACGGTCCAGCTGACATTGAGCAGCAGATATACGTATGCATGCTATGCTAGCACTACCTGCAGCATTGGATCACCATCCACCGCCGCAGATACTACTCCAGATCCTACAATCTCACCGCAAGAATGAAGATCCAAACGGGCCCTACGTACGTAAGTAGACGAACTGGAGTAAGTAAACAAGAAATGTTACTGATGAACGGATTGACCAAAGTGTACTGGCCCTGGCCCCTTGGGCGCGCGCGGCTTTAAAAGCTACACTATCTAGCTGTATCTAATTCTGCCCCTGATGAACGCAGTAATTGTGAATACCAGTATAGCGTTGCTCGATGCTAGTACAACTAGCTCATGCTGACAGCAGGAGTAAATGACTACTACTAGTACGGAGTATATAGCTAGAGCAGCAAGGCAGGCCCAGAGGCAGTAACAAATTCAACCGTACCCTTGTCTCCAGTCAGCAGCAATTGCCAGCAAGCATCAGGGGCGCACACACAGCCATTACGGGCGTTCCGTAATCCCGACTGTTATCAGAACCTTCCATGTCAACTCATCAGCCTCTGCCTTTTTTTCTAGCGCGCGACCACG
It contains:
- the LOC100277752 gene encoding uncharacterized protein LOC100277752; the encoded protein is MVSTLQSTAALRPEATTSKRAPWLSLVGSAVASSTTTTGSAPNGKKRKRDGSDEDDCGEVVDGIELNFDAAPLPPEWQRCLDIKSGQIHYYNTRTQKRTWKDPRGEPEYRAAAEEEEEEDSANCAPPGLDLELNLTFEPRRAVAHEKKRPKPPAANKATHDRRRQPAEEAEDSSSGSSREMVAGVCMRCHMLVMMCRASPACPNCKFLHAPSRPVAPEPEPEPPVPLLKLGLQLLCCRD